The Ostrinia nubilalis chromosome 19, ilOstNubi1.1, whole genome shotgun sequence DNA window gcttaagggataaggttgtatatcaattactacatatagagactagtttttgtatgagaagtgtctacccactggtatactccatactctctaatctgtggtatACTCCCAGAAACacaagaacaaaataaaattaattgaaactgCAAATAAAAATTGTCACACTTCGTCTGagaatttgacagatttgagATTTGACCAGATTTGACGGATTTGACTGGATTTGACAGCTCTTTTTAGGGATGGGGCAGTGGTAATCGTTcttaaaattcaattaaattgttgaaTCGAACACAGAAAAAAGGTTTAGCAGACTTTTTAACCTTTTAACTGGTATAGAGAAAAATCACAGGATAggaacagtgggtctagactaaggtctagacaaagtgcaaattataatcgcaaaccagtcgataagtggtcgaaaagccccttttttgtatggagttttgacggattcgattttcgattcgatcaaaaagtgcgttttgtctaggggggcaggaggCACAGACAGGGGTATCATCAGTCATCACATTCACAAATTCACATTATACAGCAAATTATAcagagtggaattttgtaatgccacctggagggaaagtaggCTCCTAATATTGTATTATagacaatgatattatagaacttttgtttttatataatatcattgattaCTTATAGATAgaaattttttctcaaagaaaacattcctttatttttgaaaagaaatagaactgcattcaaagattttcgatttttttccgaaaattcactaccataccatacaattttctgcacataattaaaataatttaagatttcatggttttcctttcatttcatttatcaagtttgttagagagatttcatccttatacttaaccctaacgatcgatgcaataaaaatacagggtgtaatttttaacagattttagttggttcgattcccaggtgtggcaagcaaattttttgGAATAGCACTTTAAATTGacttaaaacataatatttaaagtaaatttaaaagtatttaaagtcAAAGATTtcaattttatagtaatttgatagtaaaaaaacttttaataaaaacaaacgttatgtatatttttaaataatatttacagtatttatatcaattattttataactaggGTTTAGGTACAGAAAAACCTAAAGGCGGATGCTGTTCCAATATCTTTTCCATGGAAGATGGGTAGAATGCCATAAATTTAAATCTTTCGCCCATTTTTTTAGGATCCACTAGCATCTCGTATGCACTTTTGAttttttctttctcttcttcTGTCTTAGCATTGTCCATCAGTAcctgtaaaatattttgtttattaattgacagtattttatcaatttttaattggCACTATGTGTGTTTAAACACCCAACATTGGCTAAATGCACCATGGAGGCCATTgaaaatgaataataatattcagGTATCAAATCTTCCACGAAATCTCACCTGTAAACGCACTCGTGCCTGCATTCTTTCCAAGAAATCGTTCTGTTGCACAGGGCCCATTACTATGGCATAGTTGTCATCGCTTGGAGTTTTGGCAGCTGCGATTCTAAGCTGCATGAAATCCACATCAGCGGTGAGGTCACTGGCACCAGGGTTCTCTAATGGGTCTACCACTTTATGCTTATGGAACGCCTGAAAGGTTAAAGAATGGttattgtaaatattgtaataagCTTCCGGGTAAAGAAGATTTGTTTCTCTTAAATTGCCTACTATTGCTGTATGgtcaaaatatttactaagAGAGGTTGCAATATGGTTTAAATTTTCCAGAAGACAGACTACTATTGCAACTTTTAagctaattattaaaaaaccttTTATATTACACTAAATATACATACCCTAAATGTGTCTCCTTTTTCACCTTCATGGCCGTAGTCAGCGATCAACGCTATTCCTCCACACTCATCAACTCTCTGAGCAAGTTGTCTAGCGATACCGAGACTTCTTGGACTGACTTCAATTTCAGTTCGGTCTCCAGAGTCCAGTGGTGGTCGCAGTAATACCTTTACTGATTGTGTTTCTTTTGCTGATATTCTATAATAAAGTTTACCAGTTTCATCTATGTCTATTAATATTTCTTTCCAGCCATCTTCAGTTTTCTAGAACAAGGgatagtttaattatttaaccaATAGTGTTAGAAATATTTGCAACTTGTCAAAAATTTCTAAACATtcgtgtatttaaaaaaaactaagtatGATCTTTACAAAACATTTATGTATCTCTTCACTATACCTGAAACTTATGAATGGGAAGTACATCAAAGAATTCATGGGCTATATACCAGGAAAATTCATGTGGCACCTTTTTCAAGTCATTATACCAGTATACTTTGATACCGCTTAACGTTTCAccctgaaaaataaatattcatttgtTAAGTAAGATGTAAGTTACAATTACAAAACTAAGCCTCAGTTACACCACTTTAGCTTTAACCATAACAGTAAGACCGaactaaagtaaaatggtgcaacccagggttagaatatcatacaaaaatcatGATTACCTCATAATTATATGGAGATTCTATATCAGTAGCCCTGTGTGATATACAAAGCCTGTTTGCTTGCACATTTTGCATCGTAGATGAGACTTCAACTAAGTGTAGGCTCACATTGCTTGATTCATAGCCAAGACGATTAAGAACCTTGAACGAAAACCAATACAATTAGAAATTAATACTAAAACGAAATACTTTACATTATAATATATCTTTAACAGTATGTAATAATGATTGTGATATTTCTTATACCCTTAAAATGTCGACCATTAAAGTTCCTTTCCCGGGACCAAGTTCAACGATATTCAAGGGTTTGCCGAAACCCATTTTCTGCGTTTCTGCGTAAAACCAGATGGCAAGGATTTCTCCAAACAGCTGACTTATTTCTGGAGAGGTTATGAAATCCCCTGCTTCGCCAATCACTTCCTTCTTCATGTAATATCCTTCTGTAGGGTTCGTTATCACTATGTGCATGTACTCGGCCACTGTTATAGGCCCATTTAGACGGATCTTCTCTTTAATTATTTCCATTAAACTAGGAGCCGAGCCCGGTGCAGGCATTTTCAATGTTTTAGGATCCGgtctttttattactttgtagcCGTAGCTCCTCGACGATATTGATGGTATTATCATTTTATTGCACATTCGAAATATATTTCTAGTATTCATAATCGAAATCATTCAAGCAGaagaaaagaaattaattacctaggtacgagaagaaaataaatatttgaatatttgaatgAATGACACTGACATACAAATATGACAATCAGCTGATAATTAATTAGTGATGTGCATTTACTATAGGGGTTAGGGCGAATATCGATATAATTTCCTCTTAATAAACTATGATTTTTTCGAACTTAATTAGCTAGCATTTCATAGCATTGCGAGCGATCACTGTTCAATGCTGTGCTGGGCCCTGATTCTTTTTGAAGTTGACCTTCAATTTTAGCTAAATATCTCATGTGACAATGAAAATACTAGGAAGGTACGTAACGAACGTACGAAAAACGGAACGCAACTGGAGGAGAAGAAGCGCTAAtgaattggagacgttaaaaattagcgcaatcggggcactAGTGGATGTGGAGCATACGCGTATGCGGATTGCGGGTGCCGGGTGTGCCGGGTTTCATGTTTAGGCAAACCTATTTAAATAAGACACTTCGCAGACTACAGATTTTTAGTAAGCCGATAGTAGTGGTTGGGTCGACATCCAATCAAGATCCAGTTTATGGTAAAAGAGCTATTATGtatatttgcaaaataaataaatttgaatttacaTTATTGCCCTGAAAAGGacctactaataaaaaaatataatatacagggtggaaacgttaagtgatctcactcgattatttctaaactatacaagatatcgaaaaactgattactgattctgaaagtgcttcacaagttctttcaaacggtaccaataataggttacaaaacaaactggatccattcgaaaattcaatgtttccagcttctttacatttagtacagccacagtcatggcactcctgtcttgttaatattatatcaagtaaagcctaaaaccaatattttccaagaataattttaaataagaatgcaatttacgagttcattttaagtgtttattaaaattattatttaataaaaaaaaaatacttctattatcgtttggctggcatacatttagtatggaggctgaaaacatacaattttcggatagatccagttaattctgtaacctaatattggtaccattggatagagcttgtgaagcactttcaggattagtaaccagtttttcaacatcttgtatagtttagaaataatcgaatgagatcacttatcgtttccaccctgtattatattCAGAATCTTGGCATGTGTTCGCGCGCGCCTACATAGAGCAAGGGTCGTGCGATTGTGTTCattgtggtggactgcagtggactgtatgcgtttgtgtgtgtttgagagcgctgaccggacgatgatgactgccgttgagagcttgcccttactatgtcaggcgtagtaggtgctacttgcaggaataaaaccactatttcacttgctgagacttctcgcgtttattattcgcttccttttctcagttcttgcttcttcagatcacttgttgcttggagcacttgttctctgaactgaacacaaCATCACATATAAACTCaaacttgtctcccggagcgcctcgctccgtatttatagggccccgggctatatccatccctttctctcccgatattcctgtctctgtctctcatgttctggaccatagttctggaatgttcgaagcgagaggtccgatgttgccgtcccgtttctttttctctcgaatattccagaagtgtgtggaagagtaattgatgtgcaaacgagatgacagataatgtgagaaagagatggaatgttatttatcactaatcgactctaattgattattttacaacattatctGACTATTAATGTTGCTAATCGattctaattaataagttaGCGTATTTCCTTGGTCGACGTCGCTAACAATCTCCCCCGCAGTGCGAAGCACTCCCTCTTCCGGATGCGACGTCTTGGCAGGAACCAGGACTACCACTCGTCGCGTCGGTCGCCGTAGCACTCCTCCGGGTGTTCTTCGCACGTTGAGGACTCGTTTTCTTCCGTCCGGACCGGGGTATACCCTCTGCACTTCCCCTCGTGGCCAAGTGTTCCTTGGAAGCGATACGTCGACTATAAAAACGACGTCGCTGACTCGAGGGTCTTCTGTTTCCCGTCCGGCTGTCTTCCTTGGCATCAAAGTTGGCAGGTGCTCTTTTAGCCATCTTCGCCAGAAGTGGTCCGTCAAGCGCTGCGCTGTCTTCCATTTCGCCTTCCCGATGAAGTCGCGGTCCTCGAACACGCCCGGCGTCATCGCTCCGCAGGATCTTCCGTTCGGGAAGTGGTTCGGCGGGAGTCTTTCTTCGTCGTTGGGATCCGCGCTGATACAGGTAAGTGGACGCGAACTCCCAATGTGTTCCGCTTCGAGGAGGAGCGTGTGCAGGACTTCTTCCGGTGATGTCTTTTCTTTCAGGACTATTAGTGTCGTCTTCACCGTGCGGACCCTTCTCTCCTAGGCGCCTCCCATGTTGAGACATCCAGGTGGGATGATTATCCAACTTCTTCTTGATGGGATGCTTGTGCGCCTGATGCCCTCTGTGGGTGTTCTCCAGGACGCTGCGAGCCCGTTTGTCGGCATCGTTGCATGACGACGTGGTTCCACTCCGATGTACTCTTTCTCGAAGTGTCGGCGAACCAGGGCTTCTGTCCCATCTTCCACTAATCTGCTGTGGTGCACTAATTTCACTGGATCTCTTCTTCCAGTGTTGCATCCATGCAGAACCCATCCAAGGCTGGTCAAAGAAGCAACTGGTTCGGAGGCCTTCCCTCTGCGTAGTCTCCGTGTGACTATCAGCCCCCAATTGTCTTGCCCAATCAGAAGTCTAGGTACTTCTTTGTCGTAGACCAGCTTCTTCTTAATTTTCTTCAGGTGTTTCCAGTTCTGAAGCATTCCTTCTTCGACACCTTGCTTCGTCAGCTTCAAGTTGTCGATAGTTCTCGCTTCCATGTTGAACTTATTTCTGCAATGGACTCCCTTGATCTTCATGTTGATCCTCTGGGAGTTGCTCTTCACCATACCATTCCCCCCGACCATCTCGATGGTGATGGCTTCCGGCTTCCCTTGCGCCCCAATCTTCTTCGCTACTGATGAGTCCAGCAGCGTGACGGTGGACCCTTCGTCCAGGAGCGCGAGCACTCTTGCTGTCCCCTTGGGCCCGTAGAGGTTTACCGGCGTCATTTTGAGGTAGGTCCTTCCGCAGCTCGTGGCGTGCACCGACGACACAACTCCTTTGGCGGGCTTCTCTTGAGTCTTCGATGCTGCGGACTTCTCCGAGTGAAGACTGATGTGATGCCACCTCGTGCACTTCTTGCACGGCTGTGCCCGGCATGTGTTTCTAGCATGTTTGAAGCGCAGGCATTTGAAACACATTCTTGCCTTCTTTGCTATTTCCCATTTTCCGTCTACACTGGATTCCCTGTACCTCTTGCACTCGTACAGCCAGTGCTCTTCTCGGCATTCTGGGCACTTCTTCACGTCGGTCTTCTGATCTTCGTAGTATCCCTCCGCTTGTGGGACGTGGTGGATCGGCCTCTTGAACGTGTTCCTCTTCTGGTCCCAGGACACTTCTGGGGGAGCGTAGTCGCTGTTCATATCTGCTTCAACTTCCATGAAGTCATACATAAGTTCGAGCGCTGGTCTTCCCTCTGCCCGGCGCCCACGTTGGTACATCAGCCACCGAGACTTCATGATCGGCGGCATCTTCTCTATAAGACACTCCACGGCCCCCGGTGCGCACAAATATTCCGTTTTGCCGAGCGCCCTGATAGTGGCCACGGCGTTGCGGACTCGGCTGGCAAATGTGCAGATCTCCCCTGATGACTCGTTGACCCTTGGCAGCCTTTCCATCTTCTTTAACTCCGCCAGGGCTATCGCTCCAGGTCTGCCGAACCGGAACTCCAGGCTTCTCATCAGCTCTTCCGGATCCTCGGCGGTGAACAGGAGGCTCTTGACTGCCTCCCTTGCGTGCCCCTGGAGACACCTTCGAAGTCGCGCCAAATTCTGTGCCGGTGTGAAGGAGCGCGCGGTGTCTTCATACGACCTTCTGAACGCGAGCCATTCTTCACATGCGCCGTTGAAGCTTGGGAGGTCGACCAGTTGCATTGTGAGGCCACCTTCTGCCCTCTGTGACAGCTTGGTGATGGCCATGGCCAATTCTTGAATATCGGTCCTCCTTTCCGAAGGTagtggctgcggcggcggcggcaacacttgcggcggcaacggcggcaacacttgcggcggcggcggcggcgacggcagcggtagaacttgcggcggcggcggcagcggcgcggcggtcGGCGGCGACGGTAGCGGCTGTGGTTTCGGCGGTACCTTCTCGGCGATGATGTCCGACCAATCTTCGATCTGCATTTGCCTGTATTGCACTTCTTCTGGATCCTCTTCCAATTCTTCGGAATCCAATTGGGCCAACTCCAATTCCGCTTTGGCAACTTCCAATTCTTGGCGGGCCACCCTTAATTTGGCCTCTAATTCTGCCCTTCTTCTTGATGAGCGGACGGAGCGCGTGTCTTGATTCACTCTTGACAGTCGCGGCGTTTGTTCATGTACTtgcggcgtgggcggcgcgtACTGTCCTTCAACATTCGGCACGGTGGTCACCGTAGTCGCAGGAGTCGcagcggcggcggtggcggcggcgacGGAGGCAGCGGCAACATTGGCCGCGGCGGGCGtagaggcggcggcg harbors:
- the LOC135081256 gene encoding protein arginine methyltransferase NDUFAF7 homolog, mitochondrial, producing the protein MISIMNTRNIFRMCNKMIIPSISSRSYGYKVIKRPDPKTLKMPAPGSAPSLMEIIKEKIRLNGPITVAEYMHIVITNPTEGYYMKKEVIGEAGDFITSPEISQLFGEILAIWFYAETQKMGFGKPLNIVELGPGKGTLMVDILRVLNRLGYESSNVSLHLVEVSSTMQNVQANRLCISHRATDIESPYNYEGETLSGIKVYWYNDLKKVPHEFSWYIAHEFFDVLPIHKFQKTEDGWKEILIDIDETGKLYYRISAKETQSVKVLLRPPLDSGDRTEIEVSPRSLGIARQLAQRVDECGGIALIADYGHEGEKGDTFRAFHKHKVVDPLENPGASDLTADVDFMQLRIAAAKTPSDDNYAIVMGPVQQNDFLERMQARVRLQVLMDNAKTEEEKEKIKSAYEMLVDPKKMGERFKFMAFYPSSMEKILEQHPPLGFSVPKP